From bacterium:
AGAATTATAGATTTGGAAGCTATGGAGATTGTATGATTGTTCTATGAGGGTCTTAATATTTCTTTTATTTCCCAGCCTTATCTTTGCTGATTTTGTAAAAGATGAGATTCTTGTAAAATTTAAGGAAAAAAGGGGGATTCAAGTAATGGGGGTTGATGTGGAATCCTTTAATGAGCTTTTTGATAATATCTATAGAATTAAGCTTAAAAAGGATTCTAATATTTTTAAGACAATTGAGAAATTTAAAGATAATCCAGATGTTGTCTATGCCGAGCCGAATTATATCCGAAAGGCTTATACAACACCAAATGACCCTAAATTTAATGACCAATGGCCGTTTCCTAAAATTTCTGCACCAGATGCTTGGGATATAGAAAAGGGAACATCTTCTGTGGTCATTGCCATATTAGACACAGGGATTGATTATAATCATCCTGACTTAAACGATAAAATCATTGGAAGCCAAAGCTTTGTTCCCTATGAAAAAGACCCAATGGACTATCATAGCCATGGAAGCCATGTTTCTGGTATTGCCGCTGGTGAAACAAACAATGGGATTGGTATAACAGGTCTTGCCTGGAATTGCAAGATATTGGCGATAAAATGCCTTGATGCAGAAGGTTATGGTAATGATGCTGATATATCTTTGGCAATAAGATATTCAGCAGATAATGGTGCAAAGGTAATCAATATGAGTTTAGGAGCTCCTCAGGTAGGAAATGTTTTAAAAGATGCCTGTGGTTATGCCTATAATAAAAATGTATTCATTGTTGCAGCAGCAGGAAATGATGGGAGAGAGGAAAAAAACTACCCCGCCGCCTATGATAATGTAATGGCTGTGGCAGCAACAGATAGATACGACCAAAAGGCAGGGTTTTCCCAATATGGCAACTGGGTTGATATTTCTGCACCTGGGGTTTATATCTTAAG
This genomic window contains:
- a CDS encoding S8 family serine peptidase — translated: MRVLIFLLFPSLIFADFVKDEILVKFKEKRGIQVMGVDVESFNELFDNIYRIKLKKDSNIFKTIEKFKDNPDVVYAEPNYIRKAYTTPNDPKFNDQWPFPKISAPDAWDIEKGTSSVVIAILDTGIDYNHPDLNDKIIGSQSFVPYEKDPMDYHSHGSHVSGIAAGETNNGIGITGLAWNCKILAIKCLDAEGYGNDADISLAIRYSADNGAKVINMSLGAPQVGNVLKDACGYAYNKNVFIVAAAGNDGREEKNYPAAYDNVMAVAATDRYDQKAGFSQYGNWVDISAPGVYILSTIPEEKGTYAYMSGTSMASPFVAGLAGLLFSRYPGATNAFVFNEIRNRSDNIGREDFGRINVLYSLWGENRPPLGFSLIQPENNGWTSSQHPTFRWSTSIDPDWKDKIRYSLFLRKGGEGLKNVANTSDTFWTPNFKEPLAMDTTYSWQVIASDSRGGTASSSISTFTTTSIKVFPNPAKFGQIVRFRGSPLTFKDTFILIYTISGELVVKLPAGRGEEISWDTKNIASGVYLYTISNSDKTFGLGKIGVIK